One Cyprinus carpio isolate SPL01 chromosome B25, ASM1834038v1, whole genome shotgun sequence genomic region harbors:
- the LOC109051159 gene encoding olfactomedin-4-like — protein sequence MSQSYIFILMNFIPFSFLPSATGNECVCDLKNLDPVFPNDKLTKVETTALKCIRSITSEKMTDLDRLLLGLKQRMKQLEDNVVELEKENSKLYAAMSLRIIELEYAEIQDLVNKLNRTTNDYYHLNVQAAAQLEDMKNTMVELLKFDKMQVIKKNRENQIKKNLEQYKEELKASSPPPTVSLGRCGLGQMVNVAGPRITSPTPYGTSYPYGAWGRDVKPAPGDENKYWLVVLTSSNVYGYYVRQYSTLSTLLLGLGPIDTYIASSNPTTNTIQGSNMVMYANALYYNCYNTYYVCQFNLSTRSVSTVALPSDTGYNSKFPFGHLGTTYSYTDMDFATDESGVYVIYATTSNFGNVIITKVETSNPPVFKKTWFTSLLKTSVTNTFMVCGVLYATRYLDKDTEQIFYSYDTKTKKERYDLKINIKKMKTNIEYLNYDPRDRLLYVYSDAYIVTYELVFQ from the exons ATGAGTCAGTCCTAtatattcattttgatgaatttcATCCCATTCAGTTTCTTGCCG TCAGCGACAGGGAATGAATGTGTGTGCGATCTGAAAAATTTAGATCCTGTATTTCCTAACGATAAACTAACAAAAGTAGAGACCACCGCCTTGAAATGCATAAGGAGCATCACTTCAGAAaag ATGACTGACTTAGACAGACTTCTGTTGGGTCTAAAACAACGTATGAAGCAACTAGAGGACAATGTGGTCGAGctagaaaaagaaaacagcaaactGTATGCAGCCATGTCTCTGCGCATCATTGAGTTAGAGTATGCCGAAATACAGGACCTCGTCAACAAACTCAACAGGACCACCAACGATTACTATCATCTCAATGTGCAGGCTGCAGCTCAG CTTGAAGATATGAAGAACACAATGGTGGAGTTGTTGAAGTTTGACAAAATGCAAGTGATTAAAAAGAATCGAGAGAACCAAATCAAGAAGAACTTGGAACAGTACAAAGAAGAGCTCAAGGCTTCATCACCACCTCCTACAGTTTCCTTAG GCCGCTGTGGTCTGGGTCAAATGGTCAATGTGGCAGGACCTAGAATAACTTCCCCCACGCCATACGGCACCTCCTACCCTTATGGTGCTTGGGGTCGAGATGTGAAGCCCGCTCCAGGAGACGAGAACAAGTACTGGCTGGTGGTGCTGACAAGTAGTAACGTATATGGCTACTATGTCCGCCAGTACAGCACCTTGAGTACTCTTTTATTAGGTTTAGGACCAATAGATACATACATAGCAAGCTCCAATCCCACAACAAACACAATTCAGGGGTCAAACATGGTCATGTACGCCAATGCACTCTACTATAACTGTTACAACACATATTATGTCTGTCAGTTCAACTTGTCGACTCGTTCTGTCAGTACTGTGGCTTTACCTAGTGATACAGGTTACAATAGCAAGTTTCCATTCGGACACCTCGGCACAACATACAGCTATACTGATATGGATTTTGCCACAGATGAATCAGGCGTCTATGTTATATATGCAACCACAAGCAACTTCGGAAATGTGATTATCACTAAAGTCGAGACTAGTAACCCaccagttttcaaaaaaacatggttCACTTCTCTTCTCAAAACCAGTGTGACAAACACCTTCATGGTGTGTGGTGTGCTTTATGCTACTCGTTACCTGGACAAAGACACAGAACAGATCTTTTACTCTTATGACACCAAAACAAAGAAAGAGCGAtatgatttgaaaataaatatcaagAAGATGAAGACTAACATTGAGTATCTTAACTATGACCCGAGAGATCGTTTGCTGTATGTCTACAGTGATGCCTACATTGTAACTTATGAGCTCGTCTTTCAGTAA